In Nocardioides cavernae, a single genomic region encodes these proteins:
- a CDS encoding carboxypeptidase regulatory-like domain-containing protein, which translates to MAWPRLLRLLLVVALGLSPVALVPGAAHAADISISGTVTGTPYGAGTADPQQGVTVGLFLEGSYAAPIATDTTDADGTYAFANLEPGSFKLRAVKAAFKTTWYSGYFNPQDATLLTLNEGDHYTGISWNLADATTEISGTITGTPFGAGAADPLPGATVGLFREGDYAAPIATDTTNAEGAYAFADVAPGSYKVRAAKAEFKTTWYSGYFNPQDATLLPVDEGAHYTGISWNLADATTEISGTITGTPAGAGTADPLPGATVGLYVEGAYAAPVATDTTDALGAYAFPGVAPGSYKLRASKVQFKTTWYSGYFNPTDATTLPINPGDHYTGIAWNLGDATTEISGSITGTPYGANQATPLDAATVDLFVEGEYASPVATTTSVAGEYSFPALAAGSYKVRASKAGFKTTWYSGYFNPTDATVLPVNEGDHYTGISWNLADATTEISGTINGTPYGANQSSPQAGASVALFAQGSGTTPMATTVTDAQGDYTFPNVAPGTYELRASKDLFQTMWYSGTPLRTNATALPVTPGDHYTQISWHLPDATTSIEGQVFGTPWPDYQQTEIVGATVELFAVDNTTTPIATDTTAADGSYAFDGVAAGDYKLRFTKDGWQRQWYYYGTTADQATPITVSPGVHYTGVSVWLADASIGISGTITGWPFDASEGVALPGAQVALFTQGNTSTPLATVAAGAGGSYAFAGIDAGTYLIRASAPGYVTRWAYYATSAAQATPFVLAAGDHVQVDLALDDASTSLGGTVYATAYPSGEQTTLPGVTVKVFPAGATGGPPTATTTTGGNGKYQFTGLAAGSYKVQFVPPVSSDYGPVWYGGSATAADSSALEVTSGTHLTWVDAYLSDTSTSLAGTVNHGAPDNPVNGATVSVYSPGDTVTPVASTTTAANGSYSFVDLPAGNYLVKFSAATYATQWYYGSQTALGASQLGIQPGSHLTGIDAYLSVPGSDWEEISTPTITGLAEVGAVLTAVPGTWSPAPTTFHYQWAVGGADVAGATGSTFTVPTSAKGQKVTVTVYGVKAGFPQIPQTSAPLTIPSWKASDIPPALSAPTGTVAVSQVNADPSGVAISSTPVLGFPRSGADHVVISSGDANEAAAVGDPGTFISTNLEGAAGADGNDLTQLVLQVTPPSGSTCLLFDFVFASEEFPEYVGSSFNDVFTVETPSYSVAKVNGAISAPNNVAVDSAGNMVSINTVIGLASKPGTVLDGATPVLVASVPVVVGQSTPVVLSVQDIGDSAYDSAVFIDSFRFGSGGQCSSSVDPVVPISGPIPGISGGNAVGATLTAEPGSWAPDPVDLAYQWAVDGIDVPGATGPTFSVTGDHVGTTITVTVTGSKPGYQSVSRTSAGTDIPDGPAVTGPKPTITGTPALGSTLTAVPGDWLPAGVTLSYVWKADGLAVPGATGVTFVPGPDQVGKAITVSVTGALDGYASSTRTSDPTAGVAAGSLTTATPNLSAPVRVGQSVAASTGTWSPVPEEFSYQWRIDGVPVQGATGSTYLPDPSDLGKTLTVSVTGTRTGYTTATATSAGTVVAPGVLATDTPTVSGTPKVGETLTAAPGTWGPVPVNLAFQWRVDGTPVAGATTASFAVPADAVGKVVSVAVTGTKTGYAAATVVSSATAAVTPGTLSTGTPAVTGTATAGETLTAAPGTWGPVPVNLAFQWRADGTPIAGATAVTFLVPTDAVGKKISVAVTGTKAGYATATVVSGETAAVAPGVPPALTPGTPSVSGTAKVGETLTAAPGTWGPAPVDLAYQWRADGTPIGGATSSSLAVTPGMVGKKISVAVTGSKTGFPSATAVSGETTAVATGTLSAGTPSVSGTAKVGETLTAAPGSWGPGAVDLTYQWLRNGSAIPGATQVTYVLGAGDAGATVSVRVTGTKTGYDPSSATSAPTQTVATAVSTFSSTPVPQVSGIAQVGEKLTAVPGVWAPAGAQLTYQWLVNGTVLPGATTPVIYVAPGAVGKRFSVRVTGSLPGFTSATVTSAQTAAVVLGEIDGSTPKIKGTPKVGQKLKAIPGDWHPAGVTLTYQWKANGTKLKGATKKTLVIPAAAKGKRITVTVTATLAGYAKTSETSKKTLSVKG; encoded by the coding sequence CGGTCAAGGCGGCGTTCAAGACGACGTGGTACTCCGGCTACTTCAACCCTCAGGACGCGACCCTGCTGACCCTCAACGAGGGCGACCACTACACCGGCATCTCGTGGAACCTCGCCGACGCGACCACGGAGATCTCGGGGACGATCACAGGAACTCCGTTCGGCGCGGGGGCCGCCGATCCGCTGCCGGGCGCGACGGTCGGGCTCTTCCGGGAGGGGGACTACGCGGCGCCGATCGCGACGGACACGACGAATGCGGAGGGCGCCTACGCGTTCGCGGACGTGGCGCCCGGGTCCTACAAGGTTCGGGCAGCGAAGGCAGAGTTCAAGACGACGTGGTACTCCGGCTACTTCAACCCTCAGGACGCGACGCTGCTGCCCGTCGACGAGGGTGCTCACTACACCGGCATCTCGTGGAACCTCGCCGACGCGACCACCGAGATCTCAGGGACGATCACCGGGACGCCTGCCGGCGCGGGGACAGCGGATCCGCTGCCGGGCGCGACGGTCGGGCTGTACGTCGAAGGGGCCTACGCCGCGCCCGTCGCGACTGACACCACGGATGCGCTGGGCGCGTACGCCTTCCCCGGCGTCGCGCCGGGCTCCTACAAGCTGCGTGCCTCGAAGGTGCAGTTCAAGACGACGTGGTACTCCGGCTACTTCAACCCCACGGACGCCACCACGCTGCCGATCAACCCGGGCGACCACTACACCGGCATCGCCTGGAACCTCGGCGATGCCACCACCGAGATCTCCGGGTCCATCACGGGCACCCCGTACGGCGCCAACCAGGCGACGCCGCTGGACGCCGCGACCGTCGACCTCTTCGTCGAGGGTGAGTACGCCAGCCCCGTTGCCACCACGACGAGCGTGGCCGGCGAGTACTCCTTCCCGGCTCTCGCGGCGGGCAGCTACAAGGTGCGAGCCTCCAAGGCCGGCTTCAAGACCACGTGGTACTCCGGCTACTTCAACCCCACGGACGCCACGGTGCTCCCGGTCAACGAGGGCGACCACTACACGGGCATCAGCTGGAACCTCGCCGACGCCACGACGGAGATCTCCGGCACGATCAACGGCACGCCGTACGGCGCCAACCAGTCCAGCCCGCAGGCGGGGGCCTCGGTTGCGTTGTTCGCGCAGGGATCGGGGACGACCCCGATGGCGACCACCGTCACCGATGCCCAGGGCGACTACACATTCCCCAACGTGGCACCCGGGACCTACGAGCTGCGCGCGTCCAAGGACCTGTTCCAGACGATGTGGTATTCCGGCACGCCCCTGCGGACGAATGCCACGGCGCTTCCCGTGACGCCCGGAGATCACTACACGCAGATCAGCTGGCACCTGCCCGATGCCACCACCAGCATCGAGGGGCAGGTGTTCGGCACGCCATGGCCCGACTACCAGCAGACCGAGATCGTCGGGGCGACAGTGGAGCTGTTCGCCGTCGACAACACCACCACCCCGATCGCCACCGACACCACGGCAGCCGACGGCTCATACGCCTTCGACGGTGTCGCCGCCGGCGACTACAAGCTCAGGTTCACCAAGGACGGCTGGCAGCGCCAGTGGTACTACTACGGCACCACAGCCGACCAGGCCACGCCGATCACGGTCTCGCCCGGCGTCCACTACACCGGGGTCAGTGTCTGGCTGGCCGACGCGAGCATCGGCATCAGCGGCACGATCACCGGGTGGCCGTTCGACGCGTCCGAGGGTGTCGCACTGCCGGGCGCCCAGGTCGCGCTGTTCACGCAGGGCAACACCAGCACTCCGCTCGCCACCGTTGCCGCCGGCGCGGGCGGGAGCTACGCCTTCGCCGGGATCGACGCCGGGACCTACCTGATCCGCGCCAGTGCCCCCGGCTACGTGACGCGTTGGGCCTACTACGCCACGTCCGCGGCACAGGCAACGCCATTCGTGCTGGCCGCGGGCGACCACGTCCAGGTGGACCTCGCCCTCGACGACGCGAGCACCTCGCTGGGCGGCACCGTCTACGCGACCGCCTATCCCTCAGGTGAGCAGACCACGCTCCCGGGCGTGACTGTGAAGGTGTTCCCCGCGGGGGCCACCGGTGGGCCTCCGACTGCCACGACCACGACCGGGGGCAACGGCAAGTACCAGTTCACCGGTCTGGCCGCCGGCTCCTACAAGGTCCAGTTCGTCCCGCCGGTCTCCTCCGACTACGGCCCTGTCTGGTACGGCGGAAGCGCGACCGCCGCGGACAGCAGCGCGCTCGAGGTGACGTCCGGAACGCATCTCACGTGGGTGGACGCCTACCTGAGTGACACCTCCACCTCGCTGGCCGGAACGGTCAACCACGGCGCCCCGGACAACCCGGTGAACGGCGCCACGGTGAGTGTCTACTCGCCAGGCGACACCGTCACGCCCGTCGCGTCGACCACCACCGCGGCGAACGGGTCGTACTCGTTCGTGGACCTGCCCGCGGGCAACTACCTGGTGAAGTTCAGCGCCGCGACGTATGCGACGCAGTGGTACTACGGCTCCCAGACAGCGCTCGGCGCGAGCCAGCTCGGCATCCAGCCCGGCTCCCACCTGACCGGGATCGACGCCTATCTCTCCGTTCCCGGTTCTGACTGGGAGGAGATCTCGACCCCCACCATCACCGGCCTGGCAGAGGTGGGAGCGGTGCTGACCGCCGTACCCGGCACGTGGTCCCCGGCCCCCACGACGTTCCACTACCAGTGGGCCGTCGGCGGTGCTGACGTCGCGGGCGCAACGGGGTCGACGTTCACGGTGCCCACCTCGGCCAAGGGACAGAAGGTGACCGTGACGGTGTACGGCGTGAAGGCCGGCTTCCCGCAGATCCCGCAGACCAGCGCCCCGCTCACGATTCCGTCGTGGAAGGCAAGTGACATCCCACCTGCCCTGAGTGCTCCCACCGGCACCGTCGCGGTCAGCCAGGTCAACGCTGATCCATCCGGTGTGGCCATCTCCTCCACTCCGGTGCTCGGGTTCCCGCGCAGCGGCGCCGATCACGTGGTGATCTCCAGCGGCGACGCGAACGAGGCAGCCGCGGTCGGCGACCCGGGGACGTTCATCAGCACCAACCTGGAGGGCGCGGCCGGAGCGGACGGCAACGATCTGACACAGCTGGTCCTGCAGGTGACGCCTCCTTCGGGGTCGACCTGCCTTCTCTTCGACTTCGTGTTCGCCTCCGAGGAGTTCCCCGAGTACGTCGGGTCCTCCTTCAACGATGTCTTCACGGTCGAGACGCCGTCGTACAGCGTGGCGAAGGTGAACGGAGCCATCTCCGCTCCCAACAACGTGGCAGTGGACAGCGCGGGCAACATGGTGTCGATCAACACGGTCATCGGCCTGGCCTCGAAGCCGGGCACCGTGCTGGACGGAGCCACGCCGGTCCTCGTCGCCTCGGTCCCGGTCGTAGTCGGGCAGTCGACCCCCGTCGTGCTGTCGGTCCAGGACATCGGGGACAGCGCGTACGACTCGGCGGTCTTCATCGACTCCTTCAGGTTCGGCTCGGGCGGACAGTGCTCGTCGTCGGTGGACCCGGTCGTCCCGATCAGCGGGCCGATTCCCGGCATCTCGGGTGGCAACGCAGTCGGTGCCACCCTCACCGCGGAGCCGGGCAGCTGGGCGCCTGACCCGGTCGACCTGGCCTACCAGTGGGCGGTCGACGGCATCGACGTGCCCGGAGCCACCGGCCCCACGTTCTCGGTGACGGGCGACCACGTCGGCACGACCATCACGGTGACGGTGACCGGTAGCAAGCCCGGCTACCAGTCCGTGTCCCGCACCAGCGCCGGCACCGACATCCCGGACGGCCCCGCCGTGACGGGTCCGAAGCCGACGATCACAGGCACCCCGGCACTCGGCAGCACGCTCACTGCGGTACCCGGCGACTGGCTGCCCGCCGGGGTCACCCTGAGCTATGTGTGGAAGGCCGACGGTCTCGCGGTTCCCGGTGCCACTGGCGTCACCTTCGTGCCGGGCCCCGACCAGGTCGGCAAGGCGATCACGGTCTCGGTGACCGGAGCCTTGGACGGCTACGCCAGCAGCACCCGCACGAGTGACCCCACCGCAGGCGTCGCGGCGGGCAGCCTCACGACCGCCACGCCGAACCTGTCGGCGCCGGTCCGGGTGGGTCAGTCCGTCGCGGCCTCCACAGGAACGTGGTCACCGGTGCCGGAGGAGTTCTCGTACCAGTGGCGGATCGACGGGGTGCCGGTCCAGGGCGCCACCGGCTCGACCTATCTCCCCGACCCCAGCGACCTGGGCAAGACCTTGACGGTGTCCGTCACCGGCACCAGGACCGGCTACACGACTGCAACGGCAACCAGCGCCGGCACCGTAGTGGCGCCGGGTGTGCTCGCCACGGACACCCCCACGGTGTCGGGCACGCCGAAGGTGGGGGAGACCCTGACCGCGGCCCCGGGCACGTGGGGCCCGGTCCCGGTGAACCTGGCCTTCCAGTGGCGGGTGGACGGGACGCCGGTCGCGGGTGCGACAACGGCGTCGTTCGCCGTACCGGCCGATGCGGTCGGGAAGGTGGTCTCGGTCGCCGTGACCGGCACGAAGACCGGTTATGCCGCAGCCACGGTGGTCTCGAGTGCGACGGCTGCAGTCACCCCGGGGACGCTCTCGACGGGCACTCCCGCTGTCACAGGCACGGCGACGGCGGGCGAGACGCTGACCGCGGCTCCGGGCACGTGGGGCCCGGTCCCGGTGAACCTGGCCTTCCAGTGGCGGGCGGACGGGACGCCGATCGCAGGCGCGACAGCTGTCACCTTCCTGGTGCCGACCGATGCGGTCGGGAAGAAGATCTCGGTCGCGGTGACGGGCACGAAGGCCGGATACGCCACAGCGACGGTGGTCTCGGGTGAAACTGCCGCGGTCGCGCCGGGTGTGCCGCCTGCGCTGACCCCCGGCACCCCCTCGGTGTCGGGCACGGCGAAGGTGGGCGAGACCCTGACGGCGGCACCGGGCACGTGGGGCCCGGCTCCGGTGGACCTGGCCTACCAGTGGCGAGCGGACGGGACGCCGATCGGCGGAGCGACATCGTCGTCCCTCGCGGTGACGCCCGGGATGGTCGGCAAGAAGATCTCCGTCGCGGTGACGGGCAGCAAGACCGGCTTCCCCTCAGCAACGGCAGTATCCGGCGAGACCACCGCGGTCGCGACGGGCACGCTGTCGGCCGGCACCCCCTCGGTGTCTGGCACCGCCAAGGTGGGCGAGACCCTTACCGCTGCCCCGGGCTCCTGGGGTCCCGGCGCGGTGGACCTGACCTACCAGTGGCTGCGCAACGGATCCGCCATCCCCGGCGCCACCCAGGTGACGTACGTCCTGGGCGCGGGCGACGCGGGTGCGACCGTCTCCGTCAGGGTGACCGGCACCAAGACCGGGTACGACCCGTCGTCCGCCACGAGTGCCCCCACGCAGACCGTGGCGACGGCCGTCTCGACCTTCAGCTCGACGCCGGTGCCGCAGGTGAGCGGCATCGCGCAGGTGGGGGAGAAGCTCACGGCGGTCCCGGGCGTCTGGGCTCCCGCGGGCGCCCAGCTCACCTACCAGTGGCTGGTCAACGGAACCGTCCTCCCCGGGGCCACCACCCCGGTGATCTACGTGGCACCGGGCGCTGTGGGCAAGAGGTTCTCGGTGCGCGTCACCGGGTCCCTGCCCGGCTTCACGTCCGCCACCGTCACGAGCGCCCAGACCGCGGCTGTCGTGCTCGGCGAGATCGACGGCTCCACGCCGAAGATCAAGGGCACGCCCAAGGTCGGCCAGAAGCTGAAGGCAATACCCGGGGACTGGCACCCGGCGGGAGTCACGCTGACGTACCAGTGGAAGGCGAACGGGACGAAGCTGAAGGGTGCCACGAAGAAGACCCTGGTGATCCCTGCTGCTGCGAAGGGCAAGCGCATCACGGTGACCGTCACCGCGACGCTCGCCGGCTATGCCAAGACGAGCGAGACGAGCAAGAAGACGCTGTCGGTGAAGGGGTAG
- a CDS encoding Tad domain-containing protein produces MRHRDEQGQVTLLIIGFASILLMAIVVVIDASAAYLQRQGLDNLADGAALYGADLGSAGIYEQGLDGERLTQQEAAVEAAVRDYLARADAGSRYPGIDVGVRVDPVGRSVTVRLSAPLDLPLTVPGSPSSPTVGSSSTAAVTVVPGG; encoded by the coding sequence ATGAGGCACCGCGACGAGCAGGGCCAGGTCACGCTGCTGATCATCGGCTTCGCGAGCATCCTGCTGATGGCCATCGTGGTCGTGATCGACGCGTCGGCCGCCTACCTCCAGCGGCAGGGCCTCGACAACCTCGCCGACGGCGCCGCGCTCTACGGCGCCGACCTCGGGTCCGCCGGCATCTACGAGCAGGGCCTCGACGGCGAGCGCCTCACCCAGCAGGAGGCCGCGGTCGAGGCCGCAGTCCGCGACTACCTCGCCCGCGCCGACGCCGGCTCCAGGTACCCCGGCATCGACGTCGGCGTACGCGTCGACCCGGTCGGTCGCTCCGTCACGGTCCGGTTGAGCGCGCCGCTCGACCTGCCGCTCACCGTCCCCGGCTCGCCGAGCAGCCCGACGGTCGGCTCGAGCAGCACCGCAGCCGTGACGGTGGTGCCCGGTGGCTGA